The Hippoglossus hippoglossus isolate fHipHip1 chromosome 2, fHipHip1.pri, whole genome shotgun sequence genome includes a region encoding these proteins:
- the LOC117777714 gene encoding potassium voltage-gated channel subfamily H member 8-like isoform X2, whose amino-acid sequence MQKSCMCHFLYGSETSDRLTPQMQKALDERREFKTEIVLYKKSGSRFWCLLDIVPIKNEKSEVVLFLVSHKDITENKDQDHGNESDTDEETGLEIRQVSRPPGFSVERRRSRAVLYQLSGHLQKQDKTKSKLKINNSVLGANANPVPEYKVADVQKSRLILLHYGAFKAGWDWLILLATFYVAVTVPYNVCFTAVEAREDGGSSARNPPSVSDILVEILFIIDIVLNFRTTYVSTSGQVVYDSRSICIHYVTSWLFVDLIAALPFDLLYAFNISVNFGVHLLKTVRLLRLLRLLQKLDRYSQYSAVVLTLLMSTFALLAHWMACVWYFIGRSEIESNSNASWDIGWLHELAKRLGTPYFLAPLTSLLGVSDSPQGAMMAGLMNHSQWNGSGLEQLSGAGLLGSGQWNSSRARARTPNGSSTTLNGGPSVRSSYVTSLYFALSSLTSVGFGNVSANTDSEKIFSICTMLIGALMHAVVFGNVTAIIQRMYSRRSLYQTRTKDLKDFIRVHRLPKALEQRMMECFQTTWSVNNGIDVSELLKDFPDELRADIAMHLNNELLQLPLFESASRGCLRSLSLIIKTSFCAPGEFLIRQGDALQAIYFVCSGSMEVLKDSTVLAILGRGDLIGSDCLTQEEVIKTNACVKALTYCDLQYISLKGLREVLCLYSDYAQKFITEIQHDLTYNLREGHNTEADCESNGGFVKKLPSIKEDEEGSGSEGERSPLAKIPSFGSLGRGLRSPLRSPLRSPLLPPRPFRPSGDHARPASLQIPVVSFSCLRPDLSPRFVDGIETENHSAKAPKFDFSPSASPSFLPSPDTASPGALDDGDTMQTIAKLKHEMSVLSRQVTAVSQELQEMTRLLKPLFHNPAALLTLNAVTPPPSMSSLSCSPAPPLLTQNTRVDGSVERNRPGVLVPEPSSPQLSMTAFRGEFDPCSPPRHYPPLPHHTDTPPHISQCSAPPSLNSSPHEHAASPHLYSSSSIPSLFSSSHPSSVNPLLMHLSGPGSEPQSHLQLLSQSESQIQFIPHSQFMSQSSLSQPHLQPLLQPSHPREPILNLQEMEWGESPAQLSFIDEGQPTA is encoded by the exons ATGCAGAAGAGCTGcatgtgtcacttcctgtacGGCAGCGAGACCAGCGACCGCCTCACCCCGCAGATGCAGAAAGCTCTGGACGAGCGGCGAGAGTTCAAGACCGAGATCGTTCTATACAAGAAGAGCG GCTCCAGGTTCTGGTGTCTGCTGGACATCGTGCCCATAAAGAACGAGAAGAGCGAGGTGGTTCTGTTCCTGGTCTCGCACAAAGACATCACCGAAAACAAGGACCAGGACCATGGCAACGAGTCTGACACTG ATGAGGAAACGGGCCTCGAGATCCGCCAGGTCAGCCGCCCTCCAGGCTTCAGCGTGGAGCGCCGCCGCAGTCGCGCTGTCCTCTACCAGCTGTCCGGACACCTACAGAAACAGGACAAGACCAAGAGCAAGCTCAAGATCAACAAT AGTGTACTTGGAGCCAACGCGAACCCGGTTCCCGAGTACAAGGTGGCCGACGTCCAGAAGTCCCGTCTCATCCTGCTCCACTACGGAGCGTTCAAGGCCGGCTGGGATTGGCTGATCCTGCTGGCCACTTTCTATGTGGCCGTCACCGTCCCCTACAACGTGTGCTTCACCGCTGTGGAGGCGCGGGAGGACGGCGGCTCGTCGGCGCGAAACCCTCCCAGTGTGAGCGATATCTTGGTGGAGATCCTCTTTATCATCG ATATCGTGCTGAATTTCCGAACCACCTACGTGAGCACGTCCGGCCAGGTCGTGTACGATTCCCGCTCCATCTGCATTCACTATGTCACCTCGTGGCTGTTTGTGGATCTGATCGCCGCCTTGCCCTTCGACCTGCTCTACGCCTTCAACATCAGTGTG AACTTTGGCGTTCACCTGCTGAAGACGGTGCGACTCCTGCGTCTCTTGCGCCTCCTGCAGAAGCTGGACCGTTACTCCCAGTACAGCGCCGTGGTCCTGACGCTGCTCATGTCCACGTTCGCCCTGCTCGCTCACTGGATGGCCTGCGTCTGGTACTTCATCGGACGCAGCGAGATTGAAAGCAACAGCAACGCCTCCTGGGATatag GCTGGCTCCATGAACTTGCCAAACGCTTGGGAACGCCATACTTTCTGGCACCGCTGACCTCCCTGTTGGGGGTGTCCGATTCGCCGCAGGGCGCCATGATGGCAGGACTGATGAACCACAGCCAGTGGAACGGCTCCGGGTTGGAGCAGCTGAGCGGGGCGGGTTTGCTGGGTTCGGGCCAGTGGAACAGCAGCAGGGCCAGGGCGAGGACGCCCAACGGCTCGTCGACGACCCTGAACGGCGGCCCGTCCGTCAGGAGCTCTTACGTGACCTCGCTGTACTTTGCTCTGAGCAGTCTGACCAGCGTGGGCTTCGGGAACGTTTCCGCCAACACGGACTCTGAGAAGATCTTCTCCATTTGCACGATGCTGATCGGAG CACTGATGCACGCCGTGGTGTTTGGTAACGTGACCGCCATCATTCAGAGGATGTACTCGCGCCGCTCCCTCTACCAGACCCGCACCAAGGACCTGAAGGACTTCATCCGCGTGCACAGGTTGCCCAAGGCTCTTGAGCAACGCATGATGGAGTGTTTCCAGACGACCTGGTCCGTTAACAACGGTATCGACGTCAGCGAG CTGCTGAAGGACTTCCCGGATGAGCTGAGGGCCGACATCGCCATGCACCTGAACAATGAGCTACTGCAGCTGCCGCTCTTCGAGTCGGCCAGCAGGGGGTGCCtgcgctccctctccctcatcaTCAAGACCTCCTTCTGTGCCCCCGGGGAGTTCCTCATCCGCCAGGGAGACGCCCTGCAGGCCATCTACTTCGTGTGCTCGGGCTCCATGGAGGTGCTTAAAGACAGCACCGTGCTGGCCATTCTAG GCCGGGGCGACCTGATTGGCTCTGACTGTTTGACGCAGGAGGAAGTGATTAAGACCAATGCCTGTGTGAAGGCGTTGACCTACTGTGACCTGCAGTACATCAGCCTCAAAGGCCTCCGCGAGGTGCTCTGCCTGTATTCTGACTACGCCCAGAAGTTCATCACCGAGATCCAACACGATCTGACATACAACCTCCGGGAAGGACACAACACGGAG GCAGACTGCGAGAGCAACGGGGGATTCGTGAAGAAGCTTCCCTCCATcaaggaggacgaggaggggtCCGGGTCCGAGGGGGAGCGCTCCCCCCTGGCTAAGATACCCTCCTTCGGAAGCCTGGGCCGGGGGCTGCGCTCCCCACTGCGCTCCCCTCTGCGCTCCCCCCTGCTGCCGCCGAGACCCTTCAGGCCGTCGGGCGATCACGCTCGGCCCGCGAGCCTGCAGATCCCCGTGGTGAGCTTCAGCTGCCTGCGGCCGGACCTCAGCCCTCG GTTCGTGGACGGGATCGAGACAGAAAACCACAGCGCCAAAGCTCCGAAGTTTGATTTTTCTCCCAGTGCATCTCCGAGTTTCTTACCCAGCCCTGATACTGCTTCcccag gggCCCTTGATGATGGTGACACCATGCAGACTATTGCTAAGCTAAAACACGAG ATGAGCGTCCTTTCCCGTCAGGTGACAGCTGTGagtcaggagctgcaggaaatgACGCGTCTTCTCAAGCCTCTCTTCCACAACCCCGCCGCGCTGCTGACACTCAACGCTGTGACTCCGCCTCCCAGCATGTCTTCGCTCAGCTGCTCCCCGGCCCCGCCCCTTCTCACCCAAAACACACGTGTGGACGGGTCAGTCGAACGGAACCGTCCGGGCGTCCTGGTGCCCGAGCCGTCCTCTCCTCAGCTCAGCATGACGGCGTTCCGAGGAGAGTTCGATCCGTGTTCACCTCCCCGACATTATCCTCCACTTCCTCATCACACCGACACGCCTCCCCACATCTCCCAGTGCTCCGCTCCTCCGTCACTCAACAGTTCTCCCCATGAGCATGCAGCTTCGCCTCATctttactcctcctcctccatcccttctCTTTTCTCATCAAGCCACCCATCATCCGTCAACCCCCTCTTGATGCACTTATCAGGGCCTGGTAGCGAGCCACAATCACATCTCCAGCTCCTGTCACAGTCAGAGTCCCAGATCCAGTTCATTCCTCACTCCCAGTTCATGTCCCAGTCTTCCCTCTCCCAGCCTCACCTCCAGCCCCTTCTCCAGCCCTCACACCCCAGAGAACCAATCCTGAACCTGCAAGAGATGGAGTGGGGGGAGAGCCCCGCTCAGCTCAGCTTCATCGATGAAGGACAGCCCACAGCGTGA
- the LOC117777714 gene encoding potassium voltage-gated channel subfamily H member 3-like isoform X1, producing the protein MPVMRGLIAPQNTFLDTIATRFDGTHSNFVLGNAQVQSLYPIVYCSDGFCELTGFARGELMQKSCMCHFLYGSETSDRLTPQMQKALDERREFKTEIVLYKKSGSRFWCLLDIVPIKNEKSEVVLFLVSHKDITENKDQDHGNESDTDEETGLEIRQVSRPPGFSVERRRSRAVLYQLSGHLQKQDKTKSKLKINNSVLGANANPVPEYKVADVQKSRLILLHYGAFKAGWDWLILLATFYVAVTVPYNVCFTAVEAREDGGSSARNPPSVSDILVEILFIIDIVLNFRTTYVSTSGQVVYDSRSICIHYVTSWLFVDLIAALPFDLLYAFNISVNFGVHLLKTVRLLRLLRLLQKLDRYSQYSAVVLTLLMSTFALLAHWMACVWYFIGRSEIESNSNASWDIGWLHELAKRLGTPYFLAPLTSLLGVSDSPQGAMMAGLMNHSQWNGSGLEQLSGAGLLGSGQWNSSRARARTPNGSSTTLNGGPSVRSSYVTSLYFALSSLTSVGFGNVSANTDSEKIFSICTMLIGALMHAVVFGNVTAIIQRMYSRRSLYQTRTKDLKDFIRVHRLPKALEQRMMECFQTTWSVNNGIDVSELLKDFPDELRADIAMHLNNELLQLPLFESASRGCLRSLSLIIKTSFCAPGEFLIRQGDALQAIYFVCSGSMEVLKDSTVLAILGRGDLIGSDCLTQEEVIKTNACVKALTYCDLQYISLKGLREVLCLYSDYAQKFITEIQHDLTYNLREGHNTEADCESNGGFVKKLPSIKEDEEGSGSEGERSPLAKIPSFGSLGRGLRSPLRSPLRSPLLPPRPFRPSGDHARPASLQIPVVSFSCLRPDLSPRFVDGIETENHSAKAPKFDFSPSASPSFLPSPDTASPGALDDGDTMQTIAKLKHEMSVLSRQVTAVSQELQEMTRLLKPLFHNPAALLTLNAVTPPPSMSSLSCSPAPPLLTQNTRVDGSVERNRPGVLVPEPSSPQLSMTAFRGEFDPCSPPRHYPPLPHHTDTPPHISQCSAPPSLNSSPHEHAASPHLYSSSSIPSLFSSSHPSSVNPLLMHLSGPGSEPQSHLQLLSQSESQIQFIPHSQFMSQSSLSQPHLQPLLQPSHPREPILNLQEMEWGESPAQLSFIDEGQPTA; encoded by the exons ACAGTAACTTCGTGCTGGGAAACGCCCAGGTCCAGTCCCTCTATCCCATCGTCTACTGCTCCGACGGTTTCTGTGAACTGACTGGCTTCGCCCGCGGCGAGCTGATGCAGAAGAGCTGcatgtgtcacttcctgtacGGCAGCGAGACCAGCGACCGCCTCACCCCGCAGATGCAGAAAGCTCTGGACGAGCGGCGAGAGTTCAAGACCGAGATCGTTCTATACAAGAAGAGCG GCTCCAGGTTCTGGTGTCTGCTGGACATCGTGCCCATAAAGAACGAGAAGAGCGAGGTGGTTCTGTTCCTGGTCTCGCACAAAGACATCACCGAAAACAAGGACCAGGACCATGGCAACGAGTCTGACACTG ATGAGGAAACGGGCCTCGAGATCCGCCAGGTCAGCCGCCCTCCAGGCTTCAGCGTGGAGCGCCGCCGCAGTCGCGCTGTCCTCTACCAGCTGTCCGGACACCTACAGAAACAGGACAAGACCAAGAGCAAGCTCAAGATCAACAAT AGTGTACTTGGAGCCAACGCGAACCCGGTTCCCGAGTACAAGGTGGCCGACGTCCAGAAGTCCCGTCTCATCCTGCTCCACTACGGAGCGTTCAAGGCCGGCTGGGATTGGCTGATCCTGCTGGCCACTTTCTATGTGGCCGTCACCGTCCCCTACAACGTGTGCTTCACCGCTGTGGAGGCGCGGGAGGACGGCGGCTCGTCGGCGCGAAACCCTCCCAGTGTGAGCGATATCTTGGTGGAGATCCTCTTTATCATCG ATATCGTGCTGAATTTCCGAACCACCTACGTGAGCACGTCCGGCCAGGTCGTGTACGATTCCCGCTCCATCTGCATTCACTATGTCACCTCGTGGCTGTTTGTGGATCTGATCGCCGCCTTGCCCTTCGACCTGCTCTACGCCTTCAACATCAGTGTG AACTTTGGCGTTCACCTGCTGAAGACGGTGCGACTCCTGCGTCTCTTGCGCCTCCTGCAGAAGCTGGACCGTTACTCCCAGTACAGCGCCGTGGTCCTGACGCTGCTCATGTCCACGTTCGCCCTGCTCGCTCACTGGATGGCCTGCGTCTGGTACTTCATCGGACGCAGCGAGATTGAAAGCAACAGCAACGCCTCCTGGGATatag GCTGGCTCCATGAACTTGCCAAACGCTTGGGAACGCCATACTTTCTGGCACCGCTGACCTCCCTGTTGGGGGTGTCCGATTCGCCGCAGGGCGCCATGATGGCAGGACTGATGAACCACAGCCAGTGGAACGGCTCCGGGTTGGAGCAGCTGAGCGGGGCGGGTTTGCTGGGTTCGGGCCAGTGGAACAGCAGCAGGGCCAGGGCGAGGACGCCCAACGGCTCGTCGACGACCCTGAACGGCGGCCCGTCCGTCAGGAGCTCTTACGTGACCTCGCTGTACTTTGCTCTGAGCAGTCTGACCAGCGTGGGCTTCGGGAACGTTTCCGCCAACACGGACTCTGAGAAGATCTTCTCCATTTGCACGATGCTGATCGGAG CACTGATGCACGCCGTGGTGTTTGGTAACGTGACCGCCATCATTCAGAGGATGTACTCGCGCCGCTCCCTCTACCAGACCCGCACCAAGGACCTGAAGGACTTCATCCGCGTGCACAGGTTGCCCAAGGCTCTTGAGCAACGCATGATGGAGTGTTTCCAGACGACCTGGTCCGTTAACAACGGTATCGACGTCAGCGAG CTGCTGAAGGACTTCCCGGATGAGCTGAGGGCCGACATCGCCATGCACCTGAACAATGAGCTACTGCAGCTGCCGCTCTTCGAGTCGGCCAGCAGGGGGTGCCtgcgctccctctccctcatcaTCAAGACCTCCTTCTGTGCCCCCGGGGAGTTCCTCATCCGCCAGGGAGACGCCCTGCAGGCCATCTACTTCGTGTGCTCGGGCTCCATGGAGGTGCTTAAAGACAGCACCGTGCTGGCCATTCTAG GCCGGGGCGACCTGATTGGCTCTGACTGTTTGACGCAGGAGGAAGTGATTAAGACCAATGCCTGTGTGAAGGCGTTGACCTACTGTGACCTGCAGTACATCAGCCTCAAAGGCCTCCGCGAGGTGCTCTGCCTGTATTCTGACTACGCCCAGAAGTTCATCACCGAGATCCAACACGATCTGACATACAACCTCCGGGAAGGACACAACACGGAG GCAGACTGCGAGAGCAACGGGGGATTCGTGAAGAAGCTTCCCTCCATcaaggaggacgaggaggggtCCGGGTCCGAGGGGGAGCGCTCCCCCCTGGCTAAGATACCCTCCTTCGGAAGCCTGGGCCGGGGGCTGCGCTCCCCACTGCGCTCCCCTCTGCGCTCCCCCCTGCTGCCGCCGAGACCCTTCAGGCCGTCGGGCGATCACGCTCGGCCCGCGAGCCTGCAGATCCCCGTGGTGAGCTTCAGCTGCCTGCGGCCGGACCTCAGCCCTCG GTTCGTGGACGGGATCGAGACAGAAAACCACAGCGCCAAAGCTCCGAAGTTTGATTTTTCTCCCAGTGCATCTCCGAGTTTCTTACCCAGCCCTGATACTGCTTCcccag gggCCCTTGATGATGGTGACACCATGCAGACTATTGCTAAGCTAAAACACGAG ATGAGCGTCCTTTCCCGTCAGGTGACAGCTGTGagtcaggagctgcaggaaatgACGCGTCTTCTCAAGCCTCTCTTCCACAACCCCGCCGCGCTGCTGACACTCAACGCTGTGACTCCGCCTCCCAGCATGTCTTCGCTCAGCTGCTCCCCGGCCCCGCCCCTTCTCACCCAAAACACACGTGTGGACGGGTCAGTCGAACGGAACCGTCCGGGCGTCCTGGTGCCCGAGCCGTCCTCTCCTCAGCTCAGCATGACGGCGTTCCGAGGAGAGTTCGATCCGTGTTCACCTCCCCGACATTATCCTCCACTTCCTCATCACACCGACACGCCTCCCCACATCTCCCAGTGCTCCGCTCCTCCGTCACTCAACAGTTCTCCCCATGAGCATGCAGCTTCGCCTCATctttactcctcctcctccatcccttctCTTTTCTCATCAAGCCACCCATCATCCGTCAACCCCCTCTTGATGCACTTATCAGGGCCTGGTAGCGAGCCACAATCACATCTCCAGCTCCTGTCACAGTCAGAGTCCCAGATCCAGTTCATTCCTCACTCCCAGTTCATGTCCCAGTCTTCCCTCTCCCAGCCTCACCTCCAGCCCCTTCTCCAGCCCTCACACCCCAGAGAACCAATCCTGAACCTGCAAGAGATGGAGTGGGGGGAGAGCCCCGCTCAGCTCAGCTTCATCGATGAAGGACAGCCCACAGCGTGA